The genomic interval GTCTTCACCTCCCCATACGGAGTAATAAAAACGGTCTGCGCTTTGATCGTTATAATAATCCCTGGTGGTTGTTTCGGGCCGGGAATAAGTCATAAGGCAATTTTCTCTGGTTCATTTTCGTAACGTTTCTCAGCGAGATGAATAAAGAAATCGGGATCTGCCTGATGGTAAGTTTCCTCGAAATCACCGACGGTGCGAATTGTCTGGAAACCAACTTCGAACATGAGTCTGCGTGTATAATCTTTTCGGAGGGGAAACATATTCAGGTGAAAATTGGAACCGTCGGTGAATTCATAGCGAAACCGTGCCAGGCCTTCATCAACATATTCGGGTTCAGCTCTGACGTTTTCTCCGCAGTAATAGTAAGTGTGTTTGGATTTGAAGCCTTCGTCAAGAATAATGTCATAATTCCGCTGGTCGAGAACAAGAATGCCATCATGGCGAAGGACGGCGTAAAATTCCGCGAGGGCTTTGCGCCGGTCATGTTCATTGAATAGATGGGTAAAGGAATTTCCCAGGCAAATCACGGCGTCAAATTTGCCGTGAACATCCCGATTAAGCCAGCGCCAGTCCGCCTGCACCGTGCGGAGAATAAAGCCGTGTTCACGCCCGGTAGCAAAGGCTTTGGCAAGCATTTCAGGGCTTCCATCAGCACTGACCACTTCAAAACCGGCTTTGAGGAGCCGGATAGAATGAAAGCCGGTACCGGTCGCAACGTCGAGGATTTTACGGGCGCCGCGGCGGCGGAGTTCTTCGATAAAAAATTCTCCTTCACTGGAGGCACGGGCATCCCAGTCGATCAACTCGTCCCATTTCTCCACAAAACTGTGAACGTATTCAGCCTTGTAATTATCGGTTCGCCGGATAGATTGAGGATTTTTGCCGAAATCCTGGTGGTTCTTTTTTGTACTTGTATTCGTATTCATTTTCATAATTTATAGATATTCCTCCTCTGGAGATTTTTAATACGATAAAAAGATAAATAGGTACGTTTCGTCGATCGGTATTTTTATGCTAACCAGCATGTAAATTTTTGTCAACCATAAAAAACGCTGTTAAAACAGCCCTTTCGAGGTATTTCAGATTGCCGGTTGCCTGTATCAAGCCTGATAACGAGGACATAGCATTTTATAAATCAGTAGTTTTTTTATTTTTTGATAAAGTATTTAACGGTGAAATCCGAAACAAAATAACATGATGATTTTTTGAAACATTTTATTTTTTTGAAAAAAACAGAATACTCTTTTACAAGTTCCGCTGACAGGGTCAAATGTTCAATATTCAATTCTCAAATTATTGCTCATGTGAATAATTTTAATTACCTATGCACTTGACTGAACTGACCTTAATTATGTAGTATGCAAACAAAGTATTTTCATATGAATCAACATAGTCTTTGCAAACTGAGTATATTAAACCTGACGGGGTTCGAAACGGGTGCATTCACGATTTTTTGTATATCTTCACACATTTTGTTTTTTTACAAAGAATTGTAATACTTTAGTCCTATGAAAAAAACCGCTCGTTCCCAAGCCGAAGCTTGGGAACGAGCATTTTTGTTTTTCCAAAAATCTAAACTGTTACAAAAAATCAGGAATGCTCCCTTCGAAATTCGAAACCGTGTCAGGATTGCTTCTTTCATTTTCAGGTAAAAATTTGTATGCAATACGGTAAGATGCACAAACAATTAATTTAAAATAACGGGGGGGTTTTATTCAAATGGACAAAATTGAAGAGAAGATTCTGGAACAGGCGCTAAAGCATACTGCACACGTTGAAGTTATTTATGAAGAAGGGGAAACACGTTCGGTAAGCTTCGAAAATAATAAACTAAAATACATTAATACTAAATCCGTCCGGGGTGTAGGCCTTCGGGTAATAAAGGATGGAAGGATTGGGTTTTCCTGCACCACCGATTTCAGAAAGCCTGAAAAACTTGTAGCAAATGCGTTGGAGAGCGCTGAATTCGGACAAATTGCCATGTTTGATTTTCCCCCGCAAAATAATTATCCGCAGGTGACAGTTTTTGACAGGGATGTTATTGACTTTCCCATTGAAAAATGTGTGCGCATAGGCAAAGAGGCTATTGAAAGGGCTTTGGCAGTAGATTCAAGCTATGAGTGCAGTGCAGGAATAGGGAAAGGACACGGAAAACAGCGTCTTCTCAATTCAAAAGGCCTGGACATTACCATTGAATCCACCTCGTTGGGCATTGGCATAGAAATCTTACATATTAAGGGACAAAGCCTGCTTTCAATCGGCGAAGGGGAGAGTTCAAAGAGACTTGCAACAGATCTCAATAAACACGTTGATAAAGCGCTCAACGATTTAAAACTAGCAAAGAAGGAAGTGAAATTAAAAACAGGTGACTACCCTGTTGTTGTTACGGCAAAAGCCATGGACATCTTTCTTTCCACATTTGAAGCAGGATGTAATGGGAAATTATTGCAAAAAGGCGCTTCGCCCCTCACCAACAGGCTGGGAGAGAAGATAATAGACGCGAGAGTAAGTATTTATGATGACGCAACTATCGATTTTGCTGATATGAGCTATCCTGTGGACTCCGAAGGGGTGCCTGCGCGTCGCACGCCATTATTTGAAAAGGGTGTGCTGATAAACTATATTTTCGATCTGCAGACCGCAGGCATTATGAAAACGCAATCAACCGGAAATGGCAACCGGGGGTTTTCTTCCCAACCGTCTCCTGGATACTCCAACATCATCGTTGAAACGGGTGATATGCCGTTTGACTCAATGGTGAAAGATATTAAATGTGGCATTCTGGTTGACCAGGTGCTTGGCGGAGGACAAAGCAATGTGCTGGCAGGTGAATTTTCCGTAAACATAGATCTCGGATACCTTATCGAAAACGGAGAAATTATTGGCAGGGTAAAGGATTGCATGATTGCAGGGAACGTATTTGATTTATTTAACAATATCGTTGCGATTGGTGATAGGGCGGAATGGCATGGGTCTACAAAAGTACCACCATTTTATTTTAAGTCAGTAAATGTGGCGGGAAATGCGGATTAAACTCCTGCGACATAATCGATTGGCTCAATAGTACATTATCAGTAATTTTTTGTAACTATTCAGCGTAATTTATTAAACTACCGGAGATCAGAGCGCAACTCGTTCCCAAACGGGTGCATTCCCGATTTTTTGTGACTTCCGCCATGTTTTAATAAAACGTACAGTAGTGTTAACCCTGACAGGGTTTCAAACCCTGTCAGGGTTGTTTTGCCCCAACTCCATGAACACTTACAAAAAATTGGGAATGCAATTGCACTGGAAACTTTGTTTCCAGAGAGGATCAGACTTGACAAATTACAAACTGTCTTAACTCTGTGATTTTATTCCCTATCTATCAGCAAACAGGCGAGAAACCGGAGTTTCTCGAACAAATGCATTCCCAAACTGGAGTTTGGGAACGAGCCGTGTATCGTTTACGCTGAATAGTTACAATTTTTTTGCATTTTTTGGCAAAATAATTAATGGTAAAATCCGAAGCACGAAATCCGAAATCCGAAACAAATTCTAATGACAAAATGATTTGAAATTCTAAACAAGTGCATCTTTCGTATCTCGCGTTTCATGTTTCATATTTCATGTTTCATATTGTTGCCTGCCTGTGCGTGATCGCACGCAGAGGGATGTTTTGGATTTGTTTTGGATTTTATGCTTTGTTATTCGAATTTGTTTCGTATTTCGTATTTTTTATTTCCTGCTTGTTTGGTTCCGGCTATGCCAGCTTATGCTTAACTTGTTAGCGTCTTTTGCGGCAATGCCTCTTTCCGGAAAACACCGTAGTTCTCCCCTTTAAAAATTTATTGCTTAATCTGAATTTCTATTGTATGTTAACCTGTTTCTACTTTTGATTGAATAGTAAATTAAGTAATTATCATTCTTCACTACACGACCTTATGATACTTGCCGTTATCTTTATAATTGTCTCCGTCATAACGGGTTTTCTGGTTACCTACTTTCTGGCAGCAAAATATTCCCTTTTTGAAAGGGGCGCATATGGAATTGCCATAGGGTTAGGTTTGCAAACATGGCTCGTCTATCTATTCTCTTTAATCTGGAAGCTGCAATTTATATGTATCTATTTTTCCATAGCACTATCATTGTTATTTTGCATCTTATTTTTCATAATAAACCGTAGCGATATAAAACTAAAAATACTCTATGAAGCAACGGACATTAAAAAAGATTTTCTACTGAATAAAACGTCATATTTTGCACATATTGCCGTTTTTGCCTTTTTTACCGTGATCTTCTGCCGTCTGTTTTACCGCACCATTATATGGAAAGAAACCGGCATATATGTAGGTTTATCTAATAATTACGGCGACCTGCCTTTACACCTTGCGTACATTACCTCCTTTGCGTGGGGGGATAACGTTCCGCCTCTCGATCCGGTTTTTGCAGGCAAAAAACTAACCTACCCCATTTTGTCTGATTTCTTATCGGCTATTTTCCTAAAATCAGGCCTAAATTTCAGAAATATACTATTCATACCAGGTTTTCTATTAACCGTTTCCTTTTACGGCATTCTTTACTATTTTACATATCGCATAACGAAAAAAAGACTCGCCGCAACCCTTTCCACTTTTATTTTCTTTTTATCCGGCGGATTTGGTTTCTACTATTTCTTTCAGGACCTTGCGAACACCTCTGGTAGCCTATGGGAATTTCTCTCTAATTTGCCGCAAAATTATACAAAAATCCCCCCATTAAATTATCACTGGATTACCCCGTTGACCTGTCTCAATGTGCCGCAGCGGTCTTTCCTTTTCGGATTTCCATTTACTATGCTCATTTTTTTATTCCTCTACACCGGCATACAAAAGAAGCACTGGAAGGAGTTCTTATTTGCAGGTGTCGTTGCCGGGGCATTGCCGTTTTTCCACACCCATAGTTTTCTTGCCATGTTGATGGTAACAATACCATTAGGAATAATTTACTGGGACTGGCGAAAATGGTTTTTATTCTTTTTTCCGGCTTTTATACTCTCACTTCCGCAGGTATGGTATTTTTCCAGTCATGTCGACAGTGAACGTTTCTTTAAATTTCAATTCGGATGGATGGCGGGGGATGAAAATTTCCTGTGGTTCTGGATCAAAAACACGAGCCTATTCTGGTTTTTTGTAATCGGCGGGGGCGTCCTCTTCTTTTTAAAACAAAACACTACTGCTTTAAGCCGTTTAAAATATTTTCCGCTCACATTTCTGATACTTTTTTTAATACCAAACATCCTCCTATTTGCCCCGTGGGCATGGGACAATATAAAAATGTTTATTTACTGGTACCTTGGCGTTACCCCTTTGGCGGCGCTCGCATTGACGTATCTCTATGAAAACAAACGTTTGAAGATCCTTTCAAGAACCGTTTTTTTCCTTTCCGCGTTTTCCCTCATCGCCGCCGGTTTTATCGATGTTTTTAAATTTGCCATAGCCCCTATAAATGGCTGGAAGGAATTCAGCACGGAAGAGATAGAACTTGCCAAACAGATTGTCAATGAAACTCCTGCCGACGCAATTTTTCTCAACGCAACGGTGCATAACCACCCGGTATTTTTAACTGGACGAAAGTCCCTTATGGGGTTTCCGGGCCATGTTTGGAGTCATGGACACAGCGGTGGCAGGGAACGGGAAGTCGATATTAATGCAATGTTGAGGGGAAAACCCAATGCCATTTCACTTATTAACAAATACAAAACCGATTATGCGATTATTGGTCATCATGAAAAAAGAAAATATGCAAACAAGGATTTTTTCAAAAAGAATTATACCTGTATTATCAGTACACGAAGCTATCAGGTGTTTGATCTTAACAAGAAAATCACCCCTGATCTTACTTCTGATATAGCAGCCAAAAAAAACGGTTTGTCGGTGCGATATTATGACAACGAAGATTGGAGAGGCGCCCCTGTTTTTGAAGAAATTACTGCTGATATCAATTTCAACTGGGCAAATGATGATGATAAATTTGTGCCAAGCCCCTTTAGCATTGTATACGAAGGATACATTATCATTAAAAATACCGGTCAATATACCTTTACATTGGCATCGGACGACGGTTCATGGCTTTATATAAATGAAAATCTCCTTATTGACAATGGTGGCGTCCATAGGGTGCAATCAAAATCCGAAACTATTACACTGAAAAAAGGCGTCCACAAAATGGTCATAAAATATTTTGATAAAGGAGGCGGGGCGGTTTTAAAACTTACATGGAAACCTCTCTCCAGGGGGAGGGAATCCGTTATCCCCGCACGGGCTTTACTTCCCCAAAAGCCTTTGAACACCCTAAAAAACCGGCAAAATGGGCTGTCAGTTAAATACTATGATACTATAGAGTGGCACGG from Candidatus Kuenenia stuttgartiensis carries:
- a CDS encoding TldD/PmbA family protein — its product is MDKIEEKILEQALKHTAHVEVIYEEGETRSVSFENNKLKYINTKSVRGVGLRVIKDGRIGFSCTTDFRKPEKLVANALESAEFGQIAMFDFPPQNNYPQVTVFDRDVIDFPIEKCVRIGKEAIERALAVDSSYECSAGIGKGHGKQRLLNSKGLDITIESTSLGIGIEILHIKGQSLLSIGEGESSKRLATDLNKHVDKALNDLKLAKKEVKLKTGDYPVVVTAKAMDIFLSTFEAGCNGKLLQKGASPLTNRLGEKIIDARVSIYDDATIDFADMSYPVDSEGVPARRTPLFEKGVLINYIFDLQTAGIMKTQSTGNGNRGFSSQPSPGYSNIIVETGDMPFDSMVKDIKCGILVDQVLGGGQSNVLAGEFSVNIDLGYLIENGEIIGRVKDCMIAGNVFDLFNNIVAIGDRAEWHGSTKVPPFYFKSVNVAGNAD
- a CDS encoding PA14 domain-containing protein, which encodes MILAVIFIIVSVITGFLVTYFLAAKYSLFERGAYGIAIGLGLQTWLVYLFSLIWKLQFICIYFSIALSLLFCILFFIINRSDIKLKILYEATDIKKDFLLNKTSYFAHIAVFAFFTVIFCRLFYRTIIWKETGIYVGLSNNYGDLPLHLAYITSFAWGDNVPPLDPVFAGKKLTYPILSDFLSAIFLKSGLNFRNILFIPGFLLTVSFYGILYYFTYRITKKRLAATLSTFIFFLSGGFGFYYFFQDLANTSGSLWEFLSNLPQNYTKIPPLNYHWITPLTCLNVPQRSFLFGFPFTMLIFLFLYTGIQKKHWKEFLFAGVVAGALPFFHTHSFLAMLMVTIPLGIIYWDWRKWFLFFFPAFILSLPQVWYFSSHVDSERFFKFQFGWMAGDENFLWFWIKNTSLFWFFVIGGGVLFFLKQNTTALSRLKYFPLTFLILFLIPNILLFAPWAWDNIKMFIYWYLGVTPLAALALTYLYENKRLKILSRTVFFLSAFSLIAAGFIDVFKFAIAPINGWKEFSTEEIELAKQIVNETPADAIFLNATVHNHPVFLTGRKSLMGFPGHVWSHGHSGGREREVDINAMLRGKPNAISLINKYKTDYAIIGHHEKRKYANKDFFKKNYTCIISTRSYQVFDLNKKITPDLTSDIAAKKNGLSVRYYDNEDWRGAPVFEEITADINFNWANDDDKFVPSPFSIVYEGYIIIKNTGQYTFTLASDDGSWLYINENLLIDNGGVHRVQSKSETITLKKGVHKMVIKYFDKGGGAVLKLTWKPLSRGRESVIPARALLPQKPLNTLKNRQNGLSVKYYDTIEWHGEPIYEDIDTEIEFDWPNNSVKVFNSPFGIIWEGFIDIDTADTYTFVLLSDDGSWLYINDALIIDNGGSHMVREKSGSVFLEKGKHKIKIKYFDEKGGAVFRLLWKNSDGSVVKIPVERFSVHENESSEANEM
- a CDS encoding class I SAM-dependent methyltransferase, whose protein sequence is MKMNTNTSTKKNHQDFGKNPQSIRRTDNYKAEYVHSFVEKWDELIDWDARASSEGEFFIEELRRRGARKILDVATGTGFHSIRLLKAGFEVVSADGSPEMLAKAFATGREHGFILRTVQADWRWLNRDVHGKFDAVICLGNSFTHLFNEHDRRKALAEFYAVLRHDGILVLDQRNYDIILDEGFKSKHTYYYCGENVRAEPEYVDEGLARFRYEFTDGSNFHLNMFPLRKDYTRRLMFEVGFQTIRTVGDFEETYHQADPDFFIHLAEKRYENEPEKIAL